From the Nodularia sp. NIES-3585 genome, one window contains:
- the ftsZ gene encoding cell division protein FtsZ, with protein sequence MTLDNNQGLTYKNSQSVGQQGFPLAVNSTNPFNNSGLNFGQNHDSKKMSTENSRIGEIVPGRVANIKVIGVGGGGGNAVNRMIESDVSGVEFWSINTDAQALTLAGAPSRLQIGQKLTRGLGAGGNPAIGQKAAEESRDEIATALEGADLVFITAGMGGGTGTGAAPIVAEVAKEMGALTVGVVTRPFVFEGRRRTSQAEQGIEGLKSRVDTLIIIPNNKLLEVIPEQTPVQEAFRYADDVLRQGVQGISDIITIPGLVNVDFADVRAVMADAGSALMGIGVSSGKSRAREAAIAAISSPLLECSIEGARGVVFNITGGSDLTLHEVNAAAEAIYEVVDPNANIIFGAVIDDRLQGEVRITVIATGFTGEIQAAPTQNVANPRVVATSKRSTPQPPAVNPPTPVAEPKEKTGLDIPDFLRNRRTPRN encoded by the coding sequence ATGACACTTGACAATAACCAAGGGCTTACCTATAAAAACTCCCAGTCTGTGGGACAGCAGGGGTTTCCGCTGGCAGTGAACTCAACTAACCCCTTTAACAACTCTGGGCTGAACTTTGGACAAAACCATGACAGTAAAAAGATGTCTACGGAAAATAGTCGGATTGGTGAGATTGTTCCAGGTCGGGTTGCCAACATCAAAGTAATTGGTGTGGGTGGTGGGGGTGGAAATGCGGTTAACCGCATGATTGAGTCTGATGTCTCAGGAGTAGAGTTTTGGTCAATTAACACTGATGCTCAAGCTTTGACTTTGGCAGGTGCGCCTAGTCGATTGCAAATTGGACAGAAACTTACACGAGGTTTAGGTGCAGGTGGTAATCCTGCTATTGGTCAAAAGGCAGCTGAAGAATCACGGGACGAGATTGCTACGGCTTTAGAAGGTGCTGACTTAGTATTTATCACTGCTGGCATGGGCGGCGGTACTGGGACAGGTGCAGCCCCGATTGTCGCAGAGGTCGCCAAGGAAATGGGCGCTCTGACTGTGGGTGTTGTTACACGTCCATTTGTTTTTGAAGGTCGCCGCCGCACCAGTCAAGCTGAACAAGGCATTGAAGGGCTAAAAAGTAGAGTAGATACACTGATTATTATCCCTAATAATAAGTTGCTGGAGGTTATACCAGAGCAAACCCCTGTACAAGAAGCTTTTCGCTATGCAGATGATGTATTGCGTCAAGGTGTACAAGGTATTTCTGATATTATTACTATCCCCGGCTTGGTAAATGTTGATTTTGCTGATGTCAGAGCCGTGATGGCGGATGCTGGATCGGCATTAATGGGGATAGGTGTCAGTTCGGGAAAATCAAGAGCTAGAGAAGCAGCGATCGCGGCTATTTCTTCACCTTTATTAGAATGTTCTATTGAAGGAGCTAGAGGAGTTGTATTTAATATTACAGGTGGCAGTGACCTCACCTTGCATGAAGTGAATGCTGCGGCCGAAGCAATATATGAAGTAGTTGATCCCAATGCCAATATTATTTTTGGGGCAGTAATTGATGACAGGCTCCAAGGTGAGGTAAGAATTACTGTAATTGCGACTGGGTTTACAGGTGAAATACAAGCAGCACCAACCCAAAATGTAGCTAATCCTAGAGTAGTAGCTACTTCAAAACGTTCAACGCCACAGCCACCAGCAGTTAATCCTCCCACACCAGTTGCGGAACCTAAAGAAAAAACAGGATTGGATATTCCCGACTTTCTGCGAAATCGCCGTACACCAAGAAATTAA
- the gshB gene encoding glutathione synthase, which produces MKLAFIIDPIHQLDPGHDTSVALMEAAQILGHEIWVTQANLLSVVDSKAWAILQQVELVPVQLVEGRWIAVNPWYKLSAPSFISLEAMDAVFMRTDPPVNDSYLYATYILDYIDQNKTLLINSPSGIRGANEKMYALQFTKAIPETIVSADTHLIRKFLDLKGAAIIKPLGNKAGEGILFLEPGDRNFNSIVELSTLRGRLPVMVQTYLPKAKEGDKRIILLNGEPIGALNRLSSGSDFRNNMAAGGTVAQTTITPREYEICSEIAATLRQDGLIFVGIDVIGGYLTEVNVTSPTGIREIDRLDGTRLGDLVVSWIEQTLKN; this is translated from the coding sequence GTGAAACTGGCTTTCATTATTGATCCGATCCATCAACTTGACCCTGGTCATGATACCAGTGTTGCTCTGATGGAAGCAGCACAAATCTTAGGACATGAAATTTGGGTAACTCAGGCGAATCTGCTGAGTGTGGTAGATAGTAAAGCCTGGGCTATTCTACAGCAGGTTGAACTCGTTCCAGTGCAGTTAGTGGAAGGACGTTGGATAGCGGTAAATCCTTGGTATAAATTGAGCGCTCCTAGCTTTATCTCCTTAGAAGCAATGGACGCTGTGTTCATGCGGACAGATCCACCAGTCAATGATTCTTACCTCTATGCCACTTACATTCTAGATTACATTGATCAAAACAAAACCCTACTAATTAACAGTCCTAGTGGTATCAGGGGGGCAAATGAAAAAATGTATGCCCTTCAGTTTACCAAGGCGATTCCAGAAACTATTGTCAGTGCAGATACGCATTTGATCAGGAAATTTCTTGATCTCAAAGGAGCAGCAATTATCAAGCCATTAGGTAACAAAGCTGGAGAAGGGATCTTATTTTTAGAACCAGGCGATCGCAATTTCAACTCAATTGTTGAACTCAGTACACTGCGCGGTCGATTACCAGTGATGGTACAAACTTATTTACCAAAGGCTAAAGAAGGAGACAAGCGAATTATTTTGCTCAATGGAGAACCCATTGGGGCGCTAAATCGCCTTTCTAGCGGCAGTGATTTTCGTAACAATATGGCGGCTGGTGGTACTGTTGCTCAAACTACAATCACCCCCAGAGAGTATGAAATTTGTAGCGAAATAGCCGCAACTCTACGTCAAGATGGCTTAATTTTTGTGGGTATTGATGTCATCGGCGGTTATCTGACTGAAGTTAACGTCACTAGTCCTACTGGAATTCGTGAAATTGACCGACTAGATGGTACTCGCTTGGGCGATCTGGTGGTTTCATGGATTGAGCAAACTTTAAAAAACTAA
- a CDS encoding cistern family PEP-CTERM protein — MIDKLSALLASAAIATGTVATLAAIPSASAFTFTGGDSVTIKATDIGNSFIINFDGNVNTQNVLGLSSTATFTFLGFNTVGSNTEAAFDVLLANTSSGGITSRTSALGLDVNKALLGVGNPSGSGNTRVSGLFTNDRSGSFPNQFGAIDVCFTSGNTCQGGANGGVTTGNSASFSPTLAFAGNVTEFTLSNFGVRYQSIDGNGFRGDSGTGGGYYVEPPKPPRKVSEPATVAAIGLFVVGSLQAKKKKSLLSV, encoded by the coding sequence ATGATAGATAAACTATCTGCTTTACTAGCTTCTGCTGCGATCGCTACAGGAACAGTTGCTACACTGGCAGCGATTCCCTCTGCTTCAGCCTTTACTTTTACTGGGGGCGACAGTGTGACGATTAAGGCGACCGATATCGGTAATTCTTTTATCATTAACTTTGACGGAAACGTTAACACACAGAATGTTCTGGGACTGTCATCTACGGCAACCTTTACATTCCTAGGATTTAATACAGTTGGTAGTAACACTGAGGCAGCGTTTGATGTTCTACTAGCTAACACATCTAGTGGCGGTATCACTTCTAGAACATCTGCTTTAGGCTTGGATGTCAACAAAGCCCTACTTGGAGTTGGAAATCCTAGCGGTTCTGGAAACACACGAGTTAGTGGGCTATTTACTAACGATAGAAGTGGTTCCTTCCCTAATCAATTTGGTGCTATTGACGTGTGCTTCACTAGCGGTAATACCTGCCAAGGCGGTGCCAATGGTGGTGTCACTACTGGTAATTCTGCTTCCTTCTCTCCTACCCTTGCTTTTGCAGGCAATGTCACCGAATTTACTCTCAGTAATTTTGGTGTGCGCTACCAAAGTATTGATGGTAATGGATTCAGGGGCGATAGCGGTACAGGTGGAGGATATTATGTGGAACCACCTAAACCCCCCAGAAAAGTATCTGAACCAGCAACAGTAGCTGCTATCGGGTTATTTGTTGTGGGGTCATTGCAGGCGAAAAAGAAAAAATCTCTGTTATCTGTTTAA
- the grxC gene encoding glutaredoxin 3 translates to MAANVEVYTWSTCPFCIRAKSLLKKKGVDFTEYCIDGDEAERAKMSERANGRRSLPQIFINDYHVGGCDDIHALESQGKLDQLLASGV, encoded by the coding sequence ATGGCTGCCAACGTTGAAGTTTACACTTGGAGTACTTGCCCATTTTGTATCCGTGCTAAAAGTTTGTTGAAGAAGAAAGGGGTTGATTTTACCGAATATTGCATTGATGGAGACGAAGCGGAACGGGCTAAAATGTCCGAAAGAGCTAACGGTAGACGCTCACTACCCCAAATTTTTATTAATGATTACCATGTTGGTGGTTGTGATGATATCCACGCCTTAGAAAGTCAAGGTAAGCTCGATCAGTTACTAGCTTCTGGTGTATAG